GGCCACCAGGGACGACTATCTCTGGGCCCAGCGCGTGGTGGCAGCGACCACTGCCAGGGCATGGTTCACGCTGATCCGGAACGCGCAGCTGGAGGACCGGCTGCGGCAGTCCGCCGCCATCCAGGAAGAGCTGGTGCGGATTACCGGCCAGCGTGTCGAGATCGGGGTAGCGCCGGACACCGAGCTGCTGGATGCGCGCAATGCACTCCGCGCGCAACGCGACGCAATCGGAAAGGCCGAACTGGCCCGAGGCCAGGCCGCGCAGGCGCTGGAGCTGCTGCTGGGCCGCTATCCCGCCGGAGAAATCGCGACGGCGCCGGAACTGCCCGCCATGCCACCGGCCCCGGCCGCGGGCTTGCCGGCGAACCTGCTCGGGCGTCGGCCTGACCTGACCGCGTCGGCGCACCGCGTCGCGGCGGCCTTCGATATGCGGCAGTCTGCGCAAGCGGCACGCCTGCCGCGGGTCTCCATCAGCGCAGCCATCACCGGCATCCGCAGCGACGTGTTCCTGCTCAACCAGGCCGGCACCCCGATCAAGGGGCTCAATGGTTCCTTCTTTGCGCCGCTCTTCACGGGCGGCGAGCTCAAGGCCAGGGCGGACTACTACAGCGCCGAAGAGAAGGCCGCCCTGATCGCCTATGGCAACACCGCGCTGCAGGCACTGGGCGAGGCCGAGGCAGGACTGCGGGCCGAATCCGGCTATGCCGGGCGCACCAGGCAACTGCGGGAGCGGGTGGATGAAAGCCGTGAACTGGTGCGGCGAACGGAGGCGCGCGCAGCCATCGGCGCCACGGATACGCGCAGCCTGCTAAAACAGCGGCAGGCACTCGTGGCCGCCGAGATGGATCTAGTCAACGTGCGGGCCGATCATCTCGACCAGCGCATTGCGCTATTGCTGGCGCTGGGTGGCGACTGGAGGGACGAGGCAGGCGCGGGCGGCTGACTTGTCTGCCGATGCCGACCGCCTGTGATCGATCAGCAGGACCGCCACCATGCCAATCACGGCGGGAATCGCAATCGCAATGAAGTTCTGCTGCAGCGGCAGGTTCATGGCGACGAGTACGCCAATGACGATTGGCGCCAGGATGGCCCCACAGCGGCCGACACCCAGCGCCCAGCCGAGTCCGGTGGAACGGATCGCGCTCGGGTAGAACTGCCCGGTGTAGGCGTTCGCTACGATCTGCGTGCCGATCGTAGAAGCGCCGGCAAGGCCCACCACGAGATACTGCAGTTCCGCGGGCAGCCTGAACCCGAGCAGCGTGATCGAGACCGCGGCCAGCGCATACATCGCGGCAAGCACGTACTTGATGTGATAGCGATCGGCCAGCCATCCGCCGCCGACGGCACCGATCATGGCGCCGATGTTGAGGACCAGCACGAACGTCAACGCGGAGCCCAGGCTGTAACCCGCGCTTGCCATCAGCCTGGTCAGCCATGAACTCAGGGCGTACACCATGAACAGGCACATGAAGAACGCGATCCAGAACATGAGGGTGCTGAAGCCGCGGCCGTCGTGGAACAGGTGCCGGATCGGCGCGCTGTCGGCCTTGTCCTGGGCAGGCACGGAGAACCGGTCGGTTGCGGACCAGCGGCGGCCTGGTGCGAGTCTGGCAACGATGCGGCGCAATGCCTCGTCGTCGCCCCTTGCCAGCAGGAAGGGCATCGATTCCGGCAGCGACCTGAGAATGGCGGGAACAAGCAGAACGGGAAGGCCGGCAGCTAGGAAGACCGATTGCCAGCCATACGTTTCGATCAGGCCCTTGCCGAGGATGGCGGCGAGCATCCCGCCGACGGCATAGCCGCTGAACATCAGGGTGACCAGCGTCGCCCGCATCCGCTTCGGTGCGTACTCTGTCATCTGCGCGACGACATTGGGCATGACGCCGCCGATGCCCAGCCCGGCGAGGAAGCGCGCAATGCCGAAGAGCAGCGGATCCTTGACCATGCCAGCCGCGGCGGTGAACACGCTGAACAGGATGACGCAGATCGCGATGGCCCAGCGCCGGCCGATCCTGTCGGCCAGGGTGCCGAGGAAGATCGCGCCGAATACCATGCCGAACAGGGCGGAGCTGACCATGAGACCGGCCTGCGCCGGTGCCACGCCGAGGTCCTTCATGATCGACGGCAGTGCGATGCCGACGACTGCCAGGTCATATCCGTCGAAGATGATGATGATCGCGCACCAGAACAGCACGCGCGCATGGAAGCGATTGAAGGAGGCCTCGTCGGCCAGCTTGTGGACGTCGATTTGCGACATGGGGGCTTGTCTCCGGTATTTTTTTATCTAGTGGATTACTGCTTTGCCATCGGAACGTTCGGGTCGGCGAGGCGGGTGGGATCGACTTGCGTGCGCTGCTCGATCAGGCGGCGTGCGATGCGCAGGTCGCGCGCCGCGTTGGCACCGGCCGCGGCCTGGACGACATCGCCGTCGAGATAGCACAGCAGGAAGCTGTCCTCGCCAGGCGTGCCCCGTGCCACCATGCGATGCGACGGCAAGGGAATGCCGTAGATCTGCAGGTTCATCCCATACTGGTCCGACCAGAACCACGGCAGGGGCGCATAGTCGACCGGGAGGCCGAGCGCCGCTCGCGCCGCGGCGATACCCTGGTCCTGCGCGTTCTGCCAGGATTCCAGCCGCAAGCGCCGTCCGGCCCACGGATTCGGTGTCACCGCCACATCTCCCGCGGCGAAAATATCGGGGTCGGAAGTGCGGCAACCCTGGTCGACGATCACGCCGCCATCGCATGCCAGCCCGGCGTCACGCGCCAGCTCATCGTTGGGCACGAGACCCACACCAGCGACGATGGCGTGGCACGTCAGCGTGCTGCCATCGGCAAGAGTCACCACGGCCTGGCCGTCGGCGCCTGGCGCGATGCCGGCGATGCGGGCGCCGAGCATGACGCGGGTGCCGTGCGCACCATGCAGCCCGTGCAGGTGTTCGGAGATCTCCGGCGGCACGGTACGCTCGCACAGCCGTCCTTGCGCTTCGACCACGGTAACGTCCGCGCCTTTCAGCCGCGCGGTGGCGGCGACTTCCAGCCCGATCCAGCCGCCGCCCACGACGACGATGCTGCGGCCCGGCCGAAGCTCCGGCGCCAGCGACAAGGCATCGCCAATCGTGCGCAACGTATGGCTCGGGGTCGTATCCGCGCCCGGGACGGCAAGCGCGCGCGCCTTGCCGCCGGTACAGAGGATCAGCTTGTCATAGGACAGCATCTCTCCATCGGACATCTCCAGGCACTTCGCGGCCCGGTCTATGCGGGCCACGCGCGTGTCCACCCACCACTCCACCCTGAGCGCCTCGAACGCCTCCGGCTTGTGCAGCCACGTGCTGGCGGGCGCCGCTTCGCCGGCAAGCACGGCCTTGGATAACGGTGGCCGCTCGTACGGTGGATGGGCCTCGTCGCCGATAAGCACGAGCCGGCCGGCGAAACCTTCGCTGCGCAGCGTCTGGGCGGCCCAGCCGCCGGCCTGTCCCGCGCCGACGATGACGATGGTGGCGGCTGGCGCCATGGCCGTCGCTACGGCCGTCGCGCCCGGTGGTCGTTCGGAAGTCATGTGCGTCCCTTGTGGTTGCTGGCCGGCACTTCTCAGCCGAGGTCGAGGTAGACCTTGTCGCCTTCGATGCGGACCGGATAGGTGCGGATGCCTTCGGTCAGCGGGGCGCACATCGCCGCGCCGTTGCGGATGTCGAACCTGCCCTGGTGGAGCGGGCATTCGATCTCGTGTCCTTCAAGAAAGCCGTCGCACAGGCGCGCATGGCCATGCGTGCAAATGTTGTCGGTTGCATAGACGTCGCCGTCGACGCCATACAGGGCGATCTCCTTGCCCTCCACGGCCACGGCGATCACATCGTCCTGCGGGACGCTGGACAGCAGCGCTGCCTCGATCCAGGTTTCAGTCATGAATGGCTCCTGCTAGATGGGGTAGATCAGCGAGTTGGGGATCATCTCGCTATCGAACACGCAGATGCGCGACGCGAAGCGCCAGCCCTCGGGCGTGCGCACGATGGTGTCGAGGTAGCGGCCGGCGTTGTACACATCGGTCATCTGGTCCGGCTTGGTGCGCAGCACGGCATAGTTGGCCTCGGCCACGATCCTGTCGGCACCGGCCTCCCGGATCAGGGGCGCCCCGACGATGTGGCGCTGGTAGTAGGGATCGTGGAACAGCGTCTCCCGGATGCCGTAGATGCGGTCTTTCAGCATCCCCTTGCCCTCGAGCGACAGCGTGGCGAGCGGCAACCCGCGTTCGTGGTTCTCGCGCGGCTGAACCCGGTAGAGGCAGTCGTCGGTGAAGAACTCCGGCCAGCGGTCCCATTCGCCGTTGTCCACGGCGCTGGTGTAGTCGGCGTACAGCGCGAGCAGCGCGTAGTAGTCGGTAAAGTCCATGGCTTCAGACCTCCATCACCTTGCGCCAGTAGGCGTACATGCCGCGGATCAGGGTCTCGGTGACCATGTGTTCGGTGTTCTCGGCGGTCTTGCCGCCCAGTTCGGCAATCACGCGATGCCAGGGCTTCTGGGAGAAGCCTTCCTGCGAGCATTCGATGGCTTCGCCGTCGTCGGCTGACACAAAGCCGGCGGGCCCGAACAGATTGGCCTGGCGCAGCCGGCGCCGCGTCATGTCCTCGGTGTCGTCCTCGAAGCCGAAGTGCGTCCAGACGAAGTCGAAGGAGTCTGGGCCGTTGGGCTGGATATGGCGCGTGGACACCGAATTGACCTGCTGCTGGAAGATCACGCTCGGGAAGACCGTCATCATCACCGCGGTTGGCTCGCCCCACCACGGCTCGTGGACGATGTCGAGGATGCGGTCGTCGTGCAGGGCCATCTGGTCCTTGAAGCTGGACACGCCGGAGGTCACGTCGCTCTTGCCGCCCTGGCCGCGGGTCGACACCATCGCGGCATGGCGGAACTCGGCATCCATCACCAGGCGGGCCTTGTTGTCCGCGCGCCAGAGCCCGAACGTGACAAACCACGTATGCAGCAGCCCGGGGTGGTAGGGGTCCTTGATGTTCTCCTGCATCAGCTTCCAGTTGCCCGGAATGCGCTGCTTGTTGTAGCCGAGGACCTTCAGCTTGCGGCCATTGAACAGCCGGTCGAAGTAGCCGAGGATGTCCGGCCCGAGGTAGTCCTCGAGCGAAGGGACGTCATGGTCGAACGAGGCGAACACCACCCCGCCGCGCGTGGCGACCCTCAGCTGCGTGAGCCCGTGCTCCTGCGGCCTGAAGTCGGCGGGCATGCCCCCGTTGACCTTGCCGTCCTGCTTGACGCCACGACGCAATGGCACCCCTTGCAGGTTGCCCTTCAGGTCATAGTTCCACTGGTGGTAGGGGCAGTGGAAATCCTTCCGGTTCCCGCTGCGCTCGCGGCAGAACTTCATGCCGCGATGGGCGCATACGTTCTCGATGACGTTGATGTCGCCGTCCTGGTCGCGCACCAGGATCACGGACCGCTCGCCAAGCGTGGTGCGCTTGAAGTCGCCGGGATGCGGGATCTCGGCCTCCAGGCCGAGATAGTTCCAGTGACCCTGGTAGAAGCAGCGTTCGAGCTCGCGCTGGTAAAGCTGCGCGTCGGTATAGACGCGGAACGGGATGCGGCTGATGCTGTCGTCGGCCCACACTGGGCGGTCTTCATGGGAGGCTGTTGCCATGGCGGTTTCCATAGAGCGAACGGAGTCCGCGCGCGGGCCCGGTGGGCCTGTGCGGCGTCTGTGTGCTTGGGGTGACTTCAGGGGGGGATTCCCCGGGGCGGGCTATCGCCAGGGAAGGGCGGGATTCATGGGGCGTCTCCGTATGTGCCTATGTCTTTTCGTATGGGAAGGATCATCGGACATCGACCGCAATAAACCAATAGAATCCCGGCTATAGTTGATATTCACGGAATCAATAAAGGTGCGCGATGGAACTGAAGGACGTCGACCTGAACCTGCTCGTCGTGTTCGATCAGCTGTTGCGGCAGGGGACCGTTTCCGGCACGGCCAGGGCCATGAACCTGAGCCAGCCGGCAGTCAGCAACGCGTTGGCACGCCTGCGGACCCTGCTGGGCGACCAGCTCTTTGTACGAAGCAGCAGGGGAATGCTGCCGACACCACTTGCGCAGGAACTGGCCGAGCCGGTCGGCCATGCGCTGGAATCGCTGCAGGCAACGCTCAGCCGCAAGATGACTTTCGATCCTCTGCGCAGCGAGCGCGCATTCCGGATCGCCATGACGGATATCGGCGAGGTGCACTTCATTCCGCCGCTGATGGGTGCGCTCGGGCAACGGGCGCCGGGCGTGACCGTGACCACGGTGCGCAATACGGCGGTCGACCTGGCGGCCGA
This genomic window from Cupriavidus oxalaticus contains:
- a CDS encoding TolC family protein; protein product: MKTLLLAFPLAMLCGCALQAPPEGADLRRQAVPALEGHATWANAATAGDAANGWLATFDDAGLQRLVHEAIAHNGDLRLAVVRVQQAQALVAIQRSGLLPDAGVKGRAGNSETQILSIGASWEIDLWGRIRAQSRAAESQYAATRDDYLWAQRVVAATTARAWFTLIRNAQLEDRLRQSAAIQEELVRITGQRVEIGVAPDTELLDARNALRAQRDAIGKAELARGQAAQALELLLGRYPAGEIATAPELPAMPPAPAAGLPANLLGRRPDLTASAHRVAAAFDMRQSAQAARLPRVSISAAITGIRSDVFLLNQAGTPIKGLNGSFFAPLFTGGELKARADYYSAEEKAALIAYGNTALQALGEAEAGLRAESGYAGRTRQLRERVDESRELVRRTEARAAIGATDTRSLLKQRQALVAAEMDLVNVRADHLDQRIALLLALGGDWRDEAGAGG
- a CDS encoding MFS transporter, whose amino-acid sequence is MSQIDVHKLADEASFNRFHARVLFWCAIIIIFDGYDLAVVGIALPSIMKDLGVAPAQAGLMVSSALFGMVFGAIFLGTLADRIGRRWAIAICVILFSVFTAAAGMVKDPLLFGIARFLAGLGIGGVMPNVVAQMTEYAPKRMRATLVTLMFSGYAVGGMLAAILGKGLIETYGWQSVFLAAGLPVLLVPAILRSLPESMPFLLARGDDEALRRIVARLAPGRRWSATDRFSVPAQDKADSAPIRHLFHDGRGFSTLMFWIAFFMCLFMVYALSSWLTRLMASAGYSLGSALTFVLVLNIGAMIGAVGGGWLADRYHIKYVLAAMYALAAVSITLLGFRLPAELQYLVVGLAGASTIGTQIVANAYTGQFYPSAIRSTGLGWALGVGRCGAILAPIVIGVLVAMNLPLQQNFIAIAIPAVIGMVAVLLIDHRRSASADKSAARACLVPPVATQRQQ
- a CDS encoding NAD(P)/FAD-dependent oxidoreductase codes for the protein MTSERPPGATAVATAMAPAATIVIVGAGQAGGWAAQTLRSEGFAGRLVLIGDEAHPPYERPPLSKAVLAGEAAPASTWLHKPEAFEALRVEWWVDTRVARIDRAAKCLEMSDGEMLSYDKLILCTGGKARALAVPGADTTPSHTLRTIGDALSLAPELRPGRSIVVVGGGWIGLEVAATARLKGADVTVVEAQGRLCERTVPPEISEHLHGLHGAHGTRVMLGARIAGIAPGADGQAVVTLADGSTLTCHAIVAGVGLVPNDELARDAGLACDGGVIVDQGCRTSDPDIFAAGDVAVTPNPWAGRRLRLESWQNAQDQGIAAARAALGLPVDYAPLPWFWSDQYGMNLQIYGIPLPSHRMVARGTPGEDSFLLCYLDGDVVQAAAGANAARDLRIARRLIEQRTQVDPTRLADPNVPMAKQ
- a CDS encoding non-heme iron oxygenase ferredoxin subunit; the protein is MTETWIEAALLSSVPQDDVIAVAVEGKEIALYGVDGDVYATDNICTHGHARLCDGFLEGHEIECPLHQGRFDIRNGAAMCAPLTEGIRTYPVRIEGDKVYLDLG
- a CDS encoding aromatic-ring-hydroxylating dioxygenase subunit beta; translation: MDFTDYYALLALYADYTSAVDNGEWDRWPEFFTDDCLYRVQPRENHERGLPLATLSLEGKGMLKDRIYGIRETLFHDPYYQRHIVGAPLIREAGADRIVAEANYAVLRTKPDQMTDVYNAGRYLDTIVRTPEGWRFASRICVFDSEMIPNSLIYPI
- a CDS encoding aromatic ring-hydroxylating dioxygenase subunit alpha; the protein is MATASHEDRPVWADDSISRIPFRVYTDAQLYQRELERCFYQGHWNYLGLEAEIPHPGDFKRTTLGERSVILVRDQDGDINVIENVCAHRGMKFCRERSGNRKDFHCPYHQWNYDLKGNLQGVPLRRGVKQDGKVNGGMPADFRPQEHGLTQLRVATRGGVVFASFDHDVPSLEDYLGPDILGYFDRLFNGRKLKVLGYNKQRIPGNWKLMQENIKDPYHPGLLHTWFVTFGLWRADNKARLVMDAEFRHAAMVSTRGQGGKSDVTSGVSSFKDQMALHDDRILDIVHEPWWGEPTAVMMTVFPSVIFQQQVNSVSTRHIQPNGPDSFDFVWTHFGFEDDTEDMTRRRLRQANLFGPAGFVSADDGEAIECSQEGFSQKPWHRVIAELGGKTAENTEHMVTETLIRGMYAYWRKVMEV